One segment of Leptospirillum ferrooxidans C2-3 DNA contains the following:
- the pstS gene encoding phosphate ABC transporter substrate-binding protein PstS, translated as MISGSSALFPLEQVWSQEYMKQHKNTHISVLSTGSGFGITNAANGNIMIGASDTYLTKGLRARFSNLVSIPVAFEDAEIIYNIPKLDKTIRLNMDGPTIARIYLGKIKYWDDPAIMVMNHKVTLPHQLIKVIHRADSSGTTFVFTDYLNQTSQDWQENVGRDMLPSWPTGSGYSGSDSLVAAVMATPGAIGYAGLGWILEYHLKSAALKNRDGEFVVGSIKTIQAAGQAALQDPTFPQDFNRSIVYHFHGKNLYPDANFEFWMVNKNLPGETMRDVKTLLEWVLTTGQDPKYTEKMGFAPIPFRPIKSRLTHILNRLLPGNSYQERSPG; from the coding sequence ATGATTTCCGGATCATCGGCACTGTTTCCGCTGGAACAAGTATGGTCTCAAGAGTACATGAAGCAACATAAGAATACACATATCTCGGTGCTATCAACCGGTTCCGGGTTTGGTATTACGAATGCGGCGAATGGGAATATCATGATCGGGGCATCGGACACTTATCTGACAAAAGGGCTGAGAGCCCGATTTTCCAACCTCGTCTCGATTCCCGTGGCGTTTGAAGACGCGGAGATCATCTACAATATCCCAAAATTGGACAAGACGATCAGGCTAAATATGGACGGCCCAACGATAGCGCGGATCTATCTGGGAAAAATCAAATATTGGGATGATCCAGCCATAATGGTGATGAATCACAAGGTGACACTTCCACATCAGCTGATTAAGGTAATACACCGGGCTGATTCTTCTGGTACAACTTTTGTGTTTACAGACTATCTCAATCAGACCTCGCAAGACTGGCAAGAAAATGTTGGGCGAGATATGTTGCCCTCTTGGCCAACAGGATCGGGCTATAGCGGGTCGGATTCGTTAGTGGCGGCAGTGATGGCGACCCCAGGAGCAATCGGATATGCGGGACTGGGATGGATCCTTGAATATCACCTGAAGTCGGCTGCCCTAAAAAATCGGGATGGGGAATTTGTGGTGGGATCAATTAAAACGATCCAGGCAGCAGGACAAGCGGCATTACAAGATCCGACTTTTCCCCAAGACTTCAATCGCTCCATTGTATATCACTTTCATGGCAAGAACCTGTACCCGGATGCGAATTTTGAGTTCTGGATGGTGAACAAGAATTTGCCGGGGGAAACGATGAGAGATGTAAAAACGCTACTTGAATGGGTCCTGACGACAGGACAGGATCCGAAGTATACGGAGAAGATGGGGTTTGCGCCGATACCATTCCGTCCGATCAAGTCCCGACTAACCCATATCCTAAATCGTCTCCTGCCGGGTAATAGCTACCAGGAGCGATCCCCGGGGTAA
- a CDS encoding nitrate/nitrite transporter, producing the protein MENSRKGQPIISSLKSGHPKTLLSAFLYFDVSFMVWMLIGALSVLIAKDLHLSAFQKGFLVSVPLLGGAFFRIILGLLSDRFGPKKVGMTSLLVTILPLGWAWLGGKSFYELLVVALFLGIAGASFAVALPLASRWYPRENQGIAMGIAGAGNSGTLIAVFLAPTLAVTYHLGWHRVFGLAIIPVLVVWVLFTWLAKEPPVTAAPTGIRPYLELLKVRDLWWFCLFYGTTFGGFVGLTSYLNILYHDRYGLSAIAAGNLTGLAVLSGSFFRPVGGVLGDRFGGLRVLTVIYLLVALSFMLFGVFLPVVPVAILLLTIGILALGIGNGAVFQLVPQRFSSQIGVVSGIVGAAGGLGGFFLPSLFGVLREYWNLTGAGFVVFSFIAFFCGTVVFLKRKNWEHEWLPVPEISPERDRGLPLLPPAVRVPMEVVFGG; encoded by the coding sequence ATGGAGAATAGTCGCAAAGGGCAACCCATCATCAGTTCTTTAAAAAGCGGTCATCCAAAAACTCTTTTGTCCGCTTTTCTCTATTTTGATGTGAGTTTTATGGTGTGGATGCTGATTGGAGCGCTGAGTGTTCTTATCGCCAAAGATCTGCATCTGTCAGCTTTTCAGAAAGGGTTTCTTGTTTCAGTTCCACTGCTGGGAGGGGCTTTCTTCCGGATTATCCTGGGACTTCTGTCAGACCGGTTCGGTCCCAAAAAAGTAGGAATGACAAGTCTTTTGGTGACGATCCTTCCCCTCGGATGGGCATGGCTTGGAGGGAAAAGCTTCTACGAGCTTTTGGTGGTCGCGTTGTTTCTGGGAATTGCCGGGGCCAGTTTTGCTGTGGCGCTTCCGTTGGCAAGCCGGTGGTACCCGCGTGAGAATCAGGGTATCGCGATGGGTATTGCCGGGGCGGGGAACAGTGGAACCCTTATTGCGGTGTTCCTGGCACCAACCCTCGCCGTTACCTATCATCTGGGTTGGCATAGAGTTTTTGGGTTGGCTATCATTCCTGTTCTTGTGGTCTGGGTCCTCTTTACCTGGCTTGCAAAGGAGCCTCCAGTGACTGCGGCTCCTACGGGAATTCGTCCGTATCTTGAGCTTTTAAAAGTCAGGGATCTTTGGTGGTTCTGCCTGTTTTACGGGACAACTTTTGGAGGGTTTGTCGGTCTCACAAGTTATCTGAACATCCTTTATCACGACCGTTATGGCCTTAGCGCCATTGCAGCAGGAAATCTCACGGGATTGGCCGTTTTATCCGGAAGCTTCTTTCGTCCAGTTGGCGGGGTCCTTGGAGACCGTTTTGGAGGATTGCGCGTTCTCACTGTCATCTATTTGCTTGTAGCCCTGTCGTTTATGTTGTTCGGAGTATTTCTTCCGGTCGTTCCAGTCGCCATTCTCCTATTGACAATAGGTATTCTGGCCCTTGGAATCGGGAATGGCGCGGTGTTTCAGCTGGTGCCCCAGCGCTTTTCTTCCCAGATTGGTGTTGTTTCGGGAATTGTCGGAGCAGCTGGTGGTTTGGGCGGATTTTTCCTGCCCAGTCTCTTCGGAGTCCTGCGCGAGTACTGGAATCTTACGGGTGCAGGTTTTGTGGTCTTTTCTTTTATAGCGTTTTTCTGCGGGACAGTGGTTTTTCTTAAACGAAAAAACTGGGAGCACGAATGGCTACCGGTTCCAGAGATTTCTCCCGAGAGGGATCGCGGGTTGCCGCTTCTCCCCCCGGCTGTTCGTGTTCCGATGGAAGTTGTCTTCGGAGGTTGA
- a CDS encoding P-II family nitrogen regulator, producing the protein MKLIRAIVRSEKEPQVLKSLESGGFYAMTKFPVVGRGQQQGIQVGDVSYDTLSKLEFLVVVSDTDLAAVVQCIEEAAYTGHPGDGKIFIQEVLSSHTIRTGAEEHGE; encoded by the coding sequence TTGAAGCTCATACGGGCCATCGTTCGCTCCGAAAAAGAGCCTCAGGTTCTAAAAAGTCTGGAATCCGGCGGATTCTATGCGATGACTAAATTTCCTGTTGTAGGTCGCGGACAGCAGCAGGGAATTCAGGTGGGAGATGTGAGTTACGACACTCTGTCGAAACTTGAATTTCTTGTGGTGGTTTCGGATACAGATTTGGCAGCGGTTGTTCAGTGTATCGAGGAAGCAGCTTATACGGGGCACCCCGGGGACGGAAAGATCTTTATCCAGGAGGTTCTGTCATCTCATACCATCCGAACAGGAGCCGAGGAACATGGAGAATAG
- a CDS encoding type II toxin-antitoxin system RelE/ParE family toxin translates to MAFLSKDRAGRVRILSRLDRIAMGNLGDVKPVGEGASEIRIDAGPGYRLYFFCQENTVILLLCGGDKSTQDRDISRAKELAKTLE, encoded by the coding sequence TTGGCTTTTCTCTCGAAAGATCGAGCCGGACGGGTCCGGATCCTGTCCCGCCTGGACAGAATCGCGATGGGAAATTTGGGTGACGTAAAGCCGGTAGGAGAGGGCGCTTCGGAAATTCGGATCGATGCGGGACCCGGATACCGCCTGTATTTCTTCTGCCAGGAGAACACGGTGATTCTCCTGCTTTGCGGTGGGGACAAATCGACGCAAGACCGCGATATCTCGCGAGCCAAAGAATTGGCGAAAACCCTGGAGTAA
- a CDS encoding addiction module antidote protein produces the protein MKEKILAFDPSVYLDSEEAIAEYLNVTLEENDPDLLLAALSNVAKARGVSQIARKSGLGRESLDKALTPGSKPRFETIMKVMHALGVKLSVHA, from the coding sequence ATGAAAGAAAAAATTCTGGCCTTCGATCCGTCGGTCTACCTCGACAGCGAGGAGGCCATCGCCGAATACCTGAACGTCACCCTTGAGGAGAACGATCCAGATCTTCTTTTGGCGGCTCTGTCCAACGTGGCCAAAGCGCGCGGGGTGTCTCAGATAGCGCGGAAATCGGGGCTTGGGCGAGAAAGTCTTGACAAGGCCCTGACCCCCGGCTCCAAACCTCGCTTCGAAACGATCATGAAGGTGATGCACGCGCTGGGCGTCAAACTGAGCGTTCACGCCTGA
- a CDS encoding RNA-guided endonuclease InsQ/TnpB family protein, whose amino-acid sequence MKKALKVKLTPTKEEAKSLLETIETFNDACNWISKKSFEAGTPYQMKLHHLVYFEAREQFPALTSQMIVRAIAKVSGSYRTEKKTLHFFKKQSAMEYDKRLLSFKSLSHASLATIHGRITVPLIFGHYAPLDRNKMLGQADLTPSGGKFFLNLVIDVPDGTPYDPEEFLGVDMGIVNLSTDSDGESFSGEGVDHVREKIHTLKKALQEKGTKNAKRHLKKVSGKEARFKKDTNHCLSKKIVSKAKGTGRGIALEDLKGFNGRTMVGKSQKERFGKWAFDQLRRFITYKAVLEGVPVVVVDPRNTSRTCSVCGHCEKDNRKSQEHFSCLICKHTEHADINAARNIRFKAAINRPIAV is encoded by the coding sequence ATGAAAAAAGCATTGAAGGTCAAACTGACCCCAACCAAAGAAGAGGCCAAGTCTCTTCTGGAGACGATCGAGACGTTCAACGACGCCTGCAACTGGATTTCCAAAAAGTCCTTTGAGGCAGGAACACCGTACCAGATGAAACTCCACCATCTGGTCTATTTTGAAGCGAGGGAACAGTTTCCCGCCCTCACCTCACAGATGATCGTCCGGGCCATTGCCAAGGTTTCCGGCAGCTACAGGACGGAGAAGAAAACGCTCCACTTTTTCAAGAAACAATCGGCCATGGAGTATGACAAGCGTCTTCTGTCTTTCAAGTCCCTGTCCCATGCTTCTCTTGCGACCATCCACGGACGGATCACCGTTCCGTTGATCTTCGGCCACTACGCTCCGCTCGACCGGAACAAGATGCTCGGACAGGCGGATCTCACCCCCTCCGGCGGGAAATTCTTCCTGAATCTCGTGATCGATGTTCCGGACGGAACACCCTATGACCCCGAAGAGTTTCTCGGAGTCGATATGGGCATTGTGAATCTCTCCACCGACTCCGATGGAGAATCGTTCTCCGGAGAAGGAGTGGATCATGTCCGGGAAAAGATCCACACCCTGAAAAAAGCGCTTCAGGAGAAAGGAACGAAGAATGCCAAACGCCACCTGAAAAAAGTGTCTGGCAAAGAAGCGCGATTCAAGAAAGACACGAATCACTGTCTTTCGAAAAAGATCGTTTCCAAGGCAAAAGGCACCGGACGAGGTATCGCCCTTGAGGATCTCAAGGGATTCAACGGCCGGACAATGGTTGGAAAGAGCCAAAAGGAACGATTCGGAAAATGGGCGTTTGACCAGTTGAGACGCTTTATCACCTACAAGGCTGTTCTGGAAGGCGTTCCCGTGGTGGTCGTCGATCCACGAAACACCTCCCGCACATGCTCTGTTTGTGGACATTGCGAAAAAGACAACCGAAAGTCTCAAGAACATTTCTCCTGTTTGATCTGTAAACACACCGAACATGCGGACATCAATGCCGCACGGAACATTCGCTTCAAGGCCGCAATCAATCGGCCTATCGCAGTCTGA
- a CDS encoding molybdopterin-dependent oxidoreductase has translation MKKREGIIPPKFADKFFRIDFESEPLPVLCLYPIPPGIILDDVRLEVCGLEEHPRLIPWSSLSSLPRIKQDIPIICQLFNWYENVQWEGIRLVDLIDHLRVDAPIDGYFAFYSRDGVYFETLSRDEARDPRVLLAFGLNGEPLPEQHGGPLRLVVPFLQGYKSVKWLGGIRVFRNDPVGIKRLLGQSPSGQLNDAWVKRLGVVVPSGKAGDPPPLGAPASASGILSPPKKEDFPTHSLSAPRIDARLLSGEPSGEEGVEVEWGSEKDVLCEIMVIVRPERRQATQKALEEGGFLSYSTYGVLGRGRQKGLKFKGEETSEAAIRFLPRQMFMFVVKESSVNEAVEIIKKANQSGKKGQFGDGKIFVLKMETAIRISTGETGEDAI, from the coding sequence TTGAAGAAACGTGAAGGGATCATTCCTCCAAAATTTGCTGACAAATTTTTCAGAATTGATTTTGAATCAGAGCCTTTACCTGTTCTTTGTCTCTATCCCATTCCGCCTGGAATCATCCTTGATGACGTCCGGCTGGAAGTGTGCGGATTAGAGGAGCACCCTCGCCTGATCCCTTGGTCTTCTCTTTCATCTCTTCCCCGGATAAAGCAGGATATTCCCATTATTTGCCAGCTCTTTAACTGGTATGAAAATGTTCAGTGGGAAGGCATCCGTCTTGTGGATTTGATCGATCATCTTCGAGTGGATGCACCCATTGATGGATATTTTGCCTTTTACTCAAGAGATGGCGTTTATTTCGAAACCTTGTCCAGAGATGAGGCGAGAGACCCGAGGGTACTACTCGCTTTCGGTCTGAATGGTGAACCTCTTCCCGAGCAGCATGGTGGTCCTCTCCGGCTGGTTGTCCCGTTTCTTCAGGGATACAAGAGCGTTAAGTGGCTCGGAGGAATACGGGTTTTTCGGAATGATCCAGTCGGAATCAAACGCCTCCTGGGACAAAGTCCCAGTGGGCAGCTAAACGATGCTTGGGTAAAGCGCCTTGGTGTTGTCGTACCTTCCGGAAAAGCCGGTGATCCACCACCTTTGGGGGCTCCCGCATCTGCAAGTGGTATTTTATCTCCGCCCAAAAAAGAGGATTTTCCAACCCATTCACTTTCTGCCCCGAGAATTGATGCACGGTTGTTGTCTGGCGAACCGTCCGGGGAGGAAGGGGTGGAAGTGGAATGGGGATCAGAGAAAGACGTCCTGTGCGAGATCATGGTCATTGTGCGCCCGGAACGTCGACAGGCAACCCAGAAAGCGCTGGAGGAGGGAGGATTTCTTTCTTACTCCACCTATGGAGTATTGGGGAGAGGTCGTCAGAAAGGGCTCAAGTTCAAAGGAGAGGAGACCTCAGAAGCGGCCATACGGTTTCTGCCACGGCAGATGTTTATGTTTGTAGTGAAGGAGTCATCCGTGAACGAAGCGGTTGAAATCATTAAAAAAGCTAACCAAAGCGGTAAAAAAGGCCAATTTGGGGATGGAAAAATTTTTGTGCTTAAAATGGAGACTGCCATTCGGATCAGCACCGGAGAAACAGGGGAGGATGCCATTTGA
- a CDS encoding FAD-dependent oxidoreductase, producing the protein MKIVIIGNGMATDAFLESWGELPSSVKTQWEITVFGDETLTSAYNRIFLVDLLTGRKTTEKILLKASDWYSLNGITLKTGVRIDRIDSMAKTIWDENGNSTPYDIAVIAVGARPFIPPVPGVLLKGVHVLRTIEDVREVSERARKSRKAVVVGGGLLGLESARGLSDMGVAATVLHLRGWVMDQQLDQMGGHLLKKEIERMGIQIRVNTVLSQIHGIGGNVSAVELSTGEHLPADLVLISAGILPDTRLAISSGIDVNKGVLVKDDLMTSALDVYALGDVIEHRGHCYGLVIPLREQAKILVHNLTHGSEAPLSYVGTECSTALKVSGVSVISAGKILGGSGTEELVALDSHRGSYRKLIFRGDRLEGAIFVGDPAGSPRVLGLINSAGSALALREDFFGKSVSSALIEGDDKETVCVCHNVTRGTILAAVRTKGLKSRDEVAKHTKASTGCGSCSQAVTDLIARSEIGQKSVKASPATAVSIDNPPIRTLLSEYPPTYPKMLEIERIKKEGLGLDFDEIFKKDIAALSEDDFYRLKTYGICSQKHPGFFMVRIRIPGGRLSYDQGVELARLSKKYARGRVHISTRQNLELHWIRLHDMQYIWEGLDSVGLSTRSSCGHTMRNVMACPHGSVSPDALMDVGPIARSISDYFVQRSDMINPGLPNRLNILFSACPLCDPDVWINDIGFRVVPAPAEQNQAESFGFELWAGGSLGAHPVLGFRLKEFIPLREALPACQAIFEIYTKHGNRNKAKSRLKWLVEQWGKEKFSTIFDQVFQGKKSLPENKEFRFAEEKQSPRPFPFSLYPSRILEGCLPQKQRGKVLIPVDVPLGELASYQLKALSKITRRYGDDGILQLTKEQNIEIQGITERHGPSAIHEIRGLGLSPFSVGTNPNIVACPGTEFCVLAVTDAQGVARSLLHDFKSPNPKVMELMDQVTVAISGCPNSCSKHQVADIGLSGAMTVVGDDRRYAYSVYLGGRMGKEVRLGEVVLKGLTEEMVLPVFETLLECIDNRRIGVETFQNIVDRVGVKMLGKEVETLLESSRPHIWEKIRMECQDDIHEEILK; encoded by the coding sequence ATGAAGATTGTCATTATTGGTAATGGAATGGCGACAGATGCCTTTCTTGAATCGTGGGGAGAACTTCCTTCTTCTGTTAAAACCCAGTGGGAAATAACAGTTTTTGGTGATGAGACTCTTACCTCGGCTTACAACCGGATTTTTCTGGTAGACCTCCTGACCGGACGAAAGACGACAGAGAAGATTCTGCTCAAAGCGAGTGACTGGTATTCTCTTAACGGAATAACCCTGAAGACAGGGGTGCGGATCGATCGTATTGATTCGATGGCAAAAACTATCTGGGACGAGAATGGAAATTCAACTCCGTATGATATTGCCGTGATCGCGGTTGGCGCTCGTCCCTTTATACCACCTGTTCCGGGAGTTTTACTCAAAGGTGTCCATGTGCTCAGGACAATAGAAGACGTCAGGGAGGTTTCGGAAAGAGCTCGTAAAAGCCGGAAGGCCGTTGTTGTTGGCGGTGGACTTCTTGGCCTTGAGAGCGCCCGGGGGCTTTCAGACATGGGTGTTGCTGCGACAGTTCTTCATCTGAGGGGATGGGTGATGGACCAGCAACTTGATCAGATGGGCGGTCACCTGCTCAAAAAAGAAATCGAGCGCATGGGGATACAGATCCGTGTCAACACCGTTCTCTCTCAAATTCATGGAATTGGGGGTAACGTTAGCGCGGTGGAGCTCAGCACAGGTGAGCATCTTCCCGCTGACCTTGTTCTGATTTCTGCCGGAATTCTTCCAGACACACGCCTTGCGATTTCGTCCGGGATTGATGTTAACAAGGGTGTCCTGGTCAAAGACGATCTTATGACCAGCGCGTTAGATGTGTATGCCCTGGGAGATGTGATTGAACATCGGGGGCATTGTTACGGACTCGTGATACCGCTCAGGGAACAGGCAAAGATTCTTGTTCACAATCTGACACATGGCTCGGAAGCGCCCCTTTCTTACGTCGGGACGGAATGCTCGACAGCGCTCAAGGTTTCAGGGGTGTCAGTGATCTCGGCGGGCAAAATTCTTGGTGGTAGCGGAACAGAAGAACTGGTTGCACTGGATTCCCATCGTGGAAGTTACCGAAAACTGATTTTTAGGGGAGATCGTCTGGAAGGGGCGATCTTTGTGGGAGATCCTGCAGGAAGTCCCCGGGTGTTGGGCCTTATCAACTCGGCTGGTTCGGCCTTGGCTCTCAGGGAAGATTTTTTTGGGAAATCCGTTTCATCTGCCTTGATTGAAGGAGACGATAAAGAGACGGTGTGCGTTTGCCACAATGTGACGCGAGGAACGATCCTTGCAGCGGTCAGGACGAAGGGCCTTAAATCCCGGGACGAAGTTGCAAAACATACGAAAGCCAGCACCGGATGCGGAAGTTGTTCACAAGCCGTGACAGACCTGATTGCCCGAAGTGAGATTGGACAGAAATCCGTAAAAGCTTCACCAGCCACCGCCGTTTCTATCGATAATCCTCCGATCAGGACACTCCTGTCGGAATACCCGCCGACCTACCCCAAGATGCTCGAGATTGAAAGAATCAAGAAAGAAGGTCTCGGACTCGATTTTGATGAAATCTTCAAAAAAGACATTGCGGCTCTCTCGGAAGACGATTTTTATCGTCTGAAGACTTATGGCATCTGCAGTCAGAAGCATCCGGGATTTTTCATGGTCCGGATTCGAATTCCGGGAGGTCGCCTCTCCTACGATCAAGGTGTGGAACTTGCCCGGCTATCGAAGAAATACGCTCGTGGAAGAGTCCATATCTCGACACGTCAGAATCTGGAACTGCATTGGATCCGGTTGCATGACATGCAGTATATATGGGAAGGACTGGATTCAGTTGGGCTGTCGACCCGGTCGAGTTGTGGTCACACCATGCGGAATGTAATGGCCTGTCCTCATGGTTCGGTCAGTCCGGATGCGCTCATGGATGTTGGTCCTATCGCTCGGTCCATCAGTGATTACTTTGTTCAGCGTTCGGACATGATTAATCCTGGTCTTCCGAATCGGCTGAATATTCTTTTTTCAGCCTGTCCTCTCTGCGATCCGGATGTGTGGATCAATGATATTGGATTTCGGGTCGTTCCGGCCCCGGCGGAGCAAAATCAAGCGGAGTCTTTTGGATTTGAGCTATGGGCCGGAGGAAGTCTGGGCGCACACCCGGTTCTTGGGTTCAGGCTCAAGGAATTTATTCCTCTTCGCGAAGCACTCCCTGCCTGTCAGGCTATTTTTGAAATATATACAAAACACGGAAACAGGAACAAGGCTAAATCCCGTCTCAAGTGGTTGGTTGAGCAGTGGGGGAAGGAGAAATTCTCAACTATATTTGATCAGGTTTTCCAGGGAAAGAAGTCTTTGCCCGAGAATAAGGAATTCCGTTTTGCGGAAGAAAAACAGTCTCCCCGTCCGTTTCCGTTTTCCTTGTATCCCTCTCGTATCCTTGAAGGGTGTCTTCCACAAAAGCAACGGGGAAAGGTCCTCATTCCGGTGGATGTGCCTCTTGGAGAGCTTGCCTCCTACCAGTTGAAGGCCCTGTCAAAGATCACTCGCCGGTATGGAGATGACGGCATCCTTCAGTTGACGAAGGAGCAGAATATTGAGATCCAGGGTATTACTGAAAGGCATGGACCATCCGCTATCCATGAAATCAGGGGTCTCGGGCTGTCCCCATTTTCTGTTGGCACGAACCCGAATATTGTGGCATGTCCCGGAACGGAGTTCTGTGTTTTGGCAGTGACAGATGCCCAGGGGGTGGCGCGCTCCCTGCTGCATGATTTTAAATCTCCCAATCCGAAGGTCATGGAGCTGATGGATCAAGTAACGGTTGCCATTTCCGGATGTCCAAACAGCTGTTCCAAACATCAGGTAGCGGATATCGGGCTTTCTGGTGCCATGACCGTGGTTGGTGATGACAGGCGCTATGCCTATTCCGTCTACCTTGGCGGGCGGATGGGGAAGGAAGTTCGACTTGGCGAAGTGGTGCTTAAGGGGTTGACTGAAGAGATGGTTCTTCCGGTATTCGAAACACTCCTCGAATGCATCGATAACCGTCGAATTGGAGTGGAGACCTTCCAGAATATTGTCGATCGGGTGGGGGTGAAAATGCTTGGAAAAGAGGTAGAAACGCTCCTTGAGTCCAGCCGTCCGCATATTTGGGAGAAAATCCGGATGGAGTGCCAGGATGATATCCATGAGGAAATCTTGAAATGA